A genomic window from Phoenix dactylifera cultivar Barhee BC4 unplaced genomic scaffold, palm_55x_up_171113_PBpolish2nd_filt_p 000007F, whole genome shotgun sequence includes:
- the LOC103704533 gene encoding auxin-induced protein 22D-like, with protein MEVAASDLDNLKATELRLGLPGSDAPEKPAPASPRGSKRALLEANEEHRPGKSKSLEADSRDQEAQPVAKARVVGWPPIRSYRKNSFQARKAEVEAAGLFVKVSMDGAPYLRKIDLKLCKGYQELREALDNMFRCFSIGELSGMEGCDGPKYAITYEDKDGDWMLVGDVPWEMFISSCKRLRIMRGAEARGTRSSP; from the exons ATGGAAGTTGCAGCGAGCGATCTCGATAACCTCAAGGCGACCGAGCTAAGACTAGGATTGCCCGGGAGTGATGCACCTGAGAAACCGGCACCAGCGAGCCCAAGGGGTAGCAAACGGGCACTCCTGGAGGCCAACGAGGAGCATCGGCCGGGCAAGAGCAAGTCTTTGGAGGCTGACTCAAGGGACCAAGAAGCTCAACCTGTGGCTAA GGCACGAGTTGTTGGATGGCCTCCAATTCGATCATATAGGAAGAACAGCTTCCAAGCAAGGAAGGCGGAGGTGGAGGCGGCCGGATTGTTTGTGAAAGTTAGCATGGATGGAGCTCCTTACTTGAGAAAGATCGATCTCAAGTTGTGCAAGGGTTACCAGGAACTTAGAGAGGCCTTGGACAACATGTTCAGATGCTTTTCTATAG GCGAGCTTTCAGGGATGGAAGGATGCGATGGACCGAAGTATGCCATCACCTATGAAGACAAAGATGGCGACTGGATGTTGGTAGGAGATGTTCCATGGGA GATGTTCATCTCCTCTTGCAAAAGGCTGAGAATAATGAGAGGAGCTGAAGCGAGGGGCACGCGATCAAGTCCATGA